A genomic window from Tolypothrix sp. PCC 7910 includes:
- a CDS encoding gluconokinase: MIILVMGVSGSGKTTIGKLLADSLHWTFSDADSFHSSENVEKMRSGNPLTEADRTPWLQNLQTAIKNWLQENQNVVLACSALKDSYRQFLLVDSNLIKIVYLKGSYELIQKRLQERQNHYMSATLLDSQFHTLEEPLDTIYMDIAETPQVIVQNIRTALGI, encoded by the coding sequence ATGATTATTCTGGTAATGGGTGTTTCTGGCTCTGGTAAGACTACCATCGGAAAACTGCTAGCCGACTCTTTACACTGGACATTTAGCGACGCTGACAGTTTCCACTCATCAGAAAATGTAGAGAAAATGCGGAGTGGTAACCCCTTAACGGAAGCGGACAGAACACCTTGGTTGCAAAATTTGCAAACAGCTATTAAAAATTGGCTACAAGAAAATCAAAATGTAGTCCTAGCGTGTTCAGCCTTAAAAGACAGCTATCGCCAATTTTTGTTAGTGGATAGCAACCTCATCAAAATAGTCTACCTCAAAGGGTCTTACGAGTTAATCCAAAAGCGCTTGCAAGAACGCCAGAATCACTACATGAGTGCAACCCTACTGGATAGCCAGTTTCACACTCTGGAAGAGCCATTAGACACTATATATATGGATATTGCAGAGACACCACAAGTAATTGTGCAAAATATTAGAACAGCTTTGGGAATTTAG
- a CDS encoding plasmid pRiA4b ORF-3 family protein, with protein MEDLFASINLTLNQELPAITELQQALFTELSIDENQPGTILRDFQTLIDFIQPKGVEVSSVNHLLPLKVLSELNLQLSHPIDTKLKRPVQKSYPYINGLYLLLRSSGIVQIKSQGKKQFLVLDEAVLESWSRLNLTERYFTLLEAWLIWGNNEILGERQDTWNNLFKCIQFWARIPDPGLKFAKYDDQQVLGYYPGLHNIALLELFGLLTIKQGKAQEGKGWRITSVERLPLGDAMFRLLFPVGIIGKFEEEININFGQLQPHFQPFFPEWQNNLILPKQGFTDGIYIFKVSVSKSWRRIAIPAKRELSWLASTILDAFDFDYDHLYEFSYKDRFGRTCTIAHPYTESPPFADQVRIGDLSLEPGTSMTYLYDFGDNWKFDVQLEDIQPTDNKIKKAKILEIHGDAPQQYWSEDNDWDEDE; from the coding sequence ATGGAAGACTTATTCGCCAGCATCAACCTGACTCTAAATCAGGAACTACCAGCCATCACAGAGTTACAGCAAGCACTTTTCACAGAACTCAGCATAGATGAAAATCAACCAGGGACAATTCTGCGCGACTTCCAAACTTTAATAGATTTTATCCAGCCAAAAGGTGTGGAAGTTAGTAGCGTTAATCATCTTCTACCTCTAAAGGTATTATCAGAACTGAATTTACAGTTAAGTCACCCAATTGATACTAAACTGAAACGTCCTGTACAAAAATCCTATCCTTATATCAATGGGCTTTATCTGTTATTACGCAGTTCTGGAATTGTTCAAATTAAATCTCAAGGTAAAAAACAATTTTTAGTATTAGATGAAGCTGTTTTAGAATCTTGGTCTAGGCTCAATTTAACAGAACGTTATTTCACCTTACTAGAAGCCTGGTTAATTTGGGGAAACAACGAAATTTTAGGTGAACGTCAAGATACATGGAACAATTTATTTAAATGTATTCAATTTTGGGCGCGAATTCCCGATCCAGGTTTAAAGTTTGCTAAATATGACGACCAACAAGTTCTTGGTTATTATCCTGGGCTACATAATATTGCTTTATTAGAGTTATTTGGTTTATTAACTATTAAACAGGGAAAAGCCCAAGAAGGTAAGGGATGGCGTATTACCAGTGTAGAACGTTTACCGCTTGGTGATGCGATGTTTAGGTTACTATTCCCAGTTGGAATTATAGGCAAGTTTGAAGAAGAGATTAATATCAACTTTGGGCAATTACAACCTCATTTTCAGCCATTCTTTCCTGAATGGCAAAATAATCTAATTTTGCCCAAGCAAGGTTTTACTGATGGTATTTATATTTTTAAAGTATCAGTTTCTAAATCTTGGCGGAGGATTGCTATCCCAGCAAAAAGAGAACTAAGCTGGCTAGCTAGCACAATTCTTGATGCTTTTGATTTCGACTACGATCACCTATATGAATTTAGTTATAAAGACCGTTTTGGTCGGACTTGTACAATAGCTCATCCTTATACAGAATCACCCCCATTTGCCGATCAAGTCCGCATTGGCGATTTATCCCTAGAACCAGGTACAAGCATGACTTATCTTTATGATTTTGGCGATAATTGGAAATTTGATGTGCAATTAGAAGACATCCAACCAACAGATAACAAAATTAAAAAAGCCAAAATTTTAGAAATTCATGGCGATGCACCGCAACAGTATTGGAGTGAAGATAATGATTGGGATGAAGATGAGTAA
- a CDS encoding DUF3592 domain-containing protein, producing the protein MNDDSKFFLMFGSMFAGIGGLFAVIGIIFAINTHSFVKTAESLQGTVIDSKLRSYKDSKGRSSSAYFPIVKITPSSGQETIFESHTGSKPPAFKKGQQVEVLYPPQDPDSVMINSWFELWFLPTIFTGLGSIFVVVGGAVLIIPLRRLISVK; encoded by the coding sequence ATGAATGATGATTCAAAATTCTTTTTAATGTTTGGTTCAATGTTTGCGGGTATTGGTGGTCTATTTGCTGTCATAGGCATCATTTTTGCCATTAATACTCACTCTTTTGTTAAAACAGCAGAATCTCTACAAGGAACTGTAATTGATTCCAAGCTACGTTCATATAAAGATAGTAAGGGTCGCTCCTCTTCTGCTTACTTTCCAATTGTTAAAATTACTCCAAGTTCTGGCCAAGAAACTATATTTGAATCCCATACAGGTAGTAAGCCACCAGCATTTAAAAAAGGTCAGCAAGTAGAAGTTTTATATCCCCCTCAAGACCCAGATTCTGTCATGATTAATTCGTGGTTTGAGCTATGGTTTTTGCCTACAATATTTACAGGTTTGGGTTCAATTTTTGTCGTGGTTGGAGGAGCCGTGCTAATTATACCTTTACGGAGGCTGATAAGTGTTAAGTAG
- a CDS encoding nucleotidyltransferase family protein, with translation MNSNIRLQMILADSPVGMILPAIAQLNLPDWWLAGGAVRNTVWRAIFGDDCALVIKDFDIAFFDIQGNRSQELAAKATLTAQFPHHEFDVKNQASFARWRDGERTYNSTEDGITQWLHTATAVGVRLNAQGEWQFFTPYGLDDLFNGIIRPTPVNIDNDNAHQKASSFLQKCPALRLA, from the coding sequence ATGAACAGTAATATTCGCTTACAGATGATCCTGGCTGATTCACCTGTGGGGATGATTTTACCTGCGATCGCACAACTTAACCTACCTGATTGGTGGTTAGCCGGTGGTGCGGTGCGAAATACTGTTTGGCGGGCAATTTTTGGTGATGATTGTGCTTTAGTAATCAAAGACTTTGATATTGCATTTTTTGATATCCAGGGAAACCGTTCCCAAGAACTAGCAGCAAAAGCTACCCTCACGGCACAATTTCCTCACCACGAGTTTGATGTTAAAAATCAAGCTAGTTTTGCCCGTTGGCGTGATGGCGAAAGAACCTACAATAGTACAGAAGATGGTATTACGCAATGGTTACATACTGCAACGGCTGTGGGAGTGCGGCTAAATGCACAAGGAGAATGGCAATTTTTCACTCCCTATGGCTTGGATGATTTATTTAATGGGATTATTCGACCTACACCTGTAAATATTGATAATGATAATGCCCATCAAAAAGCCTCTAGTTTTTTACAAAAATGTCCTGCTTTGCGATTAGCTTAG